One region of Zingiber officinale cultivar Zhangliang chromosome 7B, Zo_v1.1, whole genome shotgun sequence genomic DNA includes:
- the LOC122007044 gene encoding receptor-like protein EIX1 — MPEAWRSRLRFHEPWPPHHPHHCYNLYLVRLFWLIILAFFFMEVAGVEGRVSSKGCLQRERDALLLFKSAIKDPSARLSSWHAQVDCYAWTGVVCHNRTGSIRVAELNLQNPNAYQLNDESDTALRGELLHPSLLSLKHLQSLNLSGNDFEATQIPPLIGSLHKLRYLDLSESNFSGILPPHIGNLTHLLHLDLMSYHYPYSATLVYSLDWLSGLSSLIYLDLSFLDLSAASHNLVSTVNMLPSLQQLNLYDCRIKNIPLSLDCHLNLTSLASLNLGMNNFNSSFPNWLWNLTSLLSLQLAGSIIQGALPNEIGNLIGLTHLYLDWNLLSGPLPDMLWKLKHLRYLDLSYTLLGNSLPMGIMNLSSLSALYLDNCSLISPIPSELGNLTTLNELSLESNLLSGLIPHEIWKLVNLEHLDLSSNSFEGDITEFHLSNLTKLNTLYLSGITIAIDHNWNPPFQLQVIGLGSCKLGPRLPTWLSSQKSIVAFNLHNTSIEDNLPEWFWNSLSIVEVLDLSHNKISGTLPASLENLTKLLSLSLDSNLLEGPIPHLPPNLVFLDLSLNAFSGPLSPTLFTPNLYSLLLSHNHIIGSMPSNVCNCHSLERLDLSNNKFSGEIPQCWQEGTGLQVILLASNMFFGEIPSSLGNLMELVFLHLNNNSLIGHLPSSLQNCKQLVIVDFGDNKLSGKIPLWIGQSWQQLRILRLSSNMFHGNIDPQLGHLRYLQIIDLANNTLSGSIPHSFGNFSTMISTSAKQLPHPDSIPLIFIEDPAYEEMESITLVTKGDKLTFSSILYLMKSIDLSNNDLTDEIPEELGQLVELNTLNLSRNHFKGKIPDSIGRMSSLETLDLSFNNLSGDIPQGLSQLNALDHLNLSYNNLSGNIPSGNQLQTLDDASIYIGNLYLCGDLVNKSCFHKNKTNATSEEHAMLSSMLSIYLSSTLGYFVGLWSLFILLLFIKKWRYSYFKKVDGIVDKIYVATKIRLNRTVNG, encoded by the coding sequence GTAGCTGGAGTAGAAGGGAGAGTGAGCAGCAAGGGATGCTTGCAGAGGGAGAGGGATGCTCTCTTGCTTTTCAAATCCGCCATCAAAGATCCTTCCGCCCGCTTGTCTTCATGGCATGCCCAAGTAGACTGCTACGCATGGACTGGCGTGGTCTGCCACAACAGAACAGGCAGCATACGAGTAGCCGAGCTCAACcttcaaaatccaaatgcctaCCAACTGAATGATGAGTCGGACACTGCTTTGAGGGGTGAGCTGCTGCATCCTTCATTATTGTCTTTAAAGCATTTGCAAAGCTTAAATCTGAGTGGCAATGACTTTGAGGCCACCCAAATTCCTCCTCTCATTGGTTCTCTTCACAAACTCAGGTATCTTGATCTTTCCGAGTCCAACTTCAGTGGAATCCTTCCCCCTCATATTGGAAACTtaactcatcttcttcatcttgatCTCATGTCATATCATTATCCTTATTCTGCTACACTTGTCTATAGCCTTGACTGGCTCTCCGGCCTTTCTTCTTTGATTTATCTGGACTTGTCCTTTTTGGATCTCAGCGCTGCCTCCCATAATTTGGTATCGACAGTCAACATGTTGCCTTCCCtacaacaattaaatttatatgatTGTAGGATTAAAAATATTCCTCTTTCTCTCGATTGCCATCTCAACCTCACTTCTCTCGCGTCTCTTAATCTTGGTATGAACAACTTCAATTCTTCTTTTCCTAACTGGCTATGGAATCTCACAAGCCTCTTGTCTCTTCAACTTGCTGGCTCCATCATTCAAGGGGCGTTGCCTAATGAAATTGGCAACTTAATTGGTCTCACACATCTTTATCTTGATTGGAATTTGCTCTCTGGTCCCCTACCTGATATGTTATGGAAATTGAAACATCTAAGATACCTCGACCTGAGCTATACTTTACTTGGAAATTCTTTACCAATGGGGATTATGAATCTATCAAGCTTATCAGCACTGTACCTTGATAATTGTTCACTAATCAGTCCAATACCCAGTGAATTAGGAAATTTAACAACTTTAAATGAATTATCTCTTGAATCTAATTTACTTTCTGGATTAATACCACATGAGATTTGGAAACTAGTCAACTTAGAGCATCTTGACCTCTCTTCTAATTCCTTTGAGGGTGATATTACTGAGTTCCACCTTTCCAACCTAACCAAACTAAACACCTTGTACTTGTCTGGTATTACCATAGCAATAGACCACAATTGGAACCCTCCTTTTCAATTACAAGTCATTGGACTTGGTTCTTGTAAATTAGGTCCTAGATTGCCTACATGGCTTAGTTCGCAAAAATCCATCGTGGCTTTTAATTTGCACAATACAAGTATAGAGGACAACTTACCTGAATGGTTTTGGAACTCTCTTTCTATCGTTGAAGTTTTAGATCTCTCCCATAATAAAATTAGTGGTACTTTGCCAGCATCCTTGGAGAATTTAACTAAACTATTAAGTCTATCTCTTGATTCAAATTTACTTGAAGGTCCAATTCCTCATCTTCCACCCAACCTAGTATTTCTAGACCTTTCTCTTAATGCTTTTTCAGGACCACTATCACCGACCTTATTCACACCAAATTTATATAGTTTGTTACTCTCACATAATCATATCATTGGAAGCATGCCATCCAATGTATGCAATTGTCATAGTCTTGAACGCCTCGACTTATCAAACAACAAATTTTCTGGAGAAATTCCTCAATGTTGGCAAGAGGGAACAGGTCTTCAAGTTATTCTTTTGGCAAGCAACATGTTCTTCGGAGAAATTCCAAGCTCTCTTGGCAACTTGATGGAACTAGTGTTTTTGCACTTGAATAATAATAGTCTGATAGGACATCTTCCATCCTCACTGCAAAATTGTAAACAGTTAGTGATTGTTGATTTCGGTGACAACAAATTATCTGGAAAAATACCTCTATGGATTGGGCAAAGTTGGCAACAATTACGCATTCTTCGATTGAGCTCAAATATGTTTCATGGCAATATTGATCCACAACTTGGGCATTTGAGGTATCTACAAATCATCGACCTTGCAAATAACACATTATCAGGGTCAATACCACATTCGTTTGGAAATTTTAGTACAATGATTTCGACATCAGCAAAACAACTTCCGCATCCGGACAGTATTCCATTGATATTTATAGAAGATCCTGCTTACGAGGAAATGGAGAGCATAACTTTAGTTACAAAAGGCGACAAACTTACCTTTTCATCGATTTTGTATCTTATGAAGAGCATAGACCTTTCAAATAATGATTTGACAGATGAGATTCCTGAAGAATTAGGACAACTTGTTGAACTCAACActttgaatttatcaagaaaccACTTCAAAGGCAAAATTCCCGATAGTATTGGTAGAATGAGTTCTTTGGAAACTTTAGATTTATCCTTCAATAATTTATCAGGTGATATTCCTCAAGGCTTGTCACAACTAAATGCTCTGGATCATTTGAATTTGTCTTATAACAACCTATCTGGAAACATTCCCTCAGGGAATCAGCTTCAAACGTTAGATGATGCATCCATTTATATTGGTAATCTTTATCTTTGTGGAGACTTGGTAAATAAGAGTTGCTTTCATAAGAACAAAACCAATGCGACAAGCGAGGAGCATGCAATGTTATCGTCAATGTTATCAATCTATCTAAGTAGTACACTTGGATATTTTGTTGGATTGTGGAGTTTGTTTATCCTTTTACTATTTATCAAAAAATGGAGGTACTCTTACTTTAAAAAGGTCGATGGCATTGTTGATAAAATTTATGTGGCGACCAAGATAAGATTGAATAGAACAGTGAATGGTTAg